A portion of the Lolium rigidum isolate FL_2022 chromosome 1, APGP_CSIRO_Lrig_0.1, whole genome shotgun sequence genome contains these proteins:
- the LOC124685231 gene encoding U-box domain-containing protein 35-like isoform X1 — protein sequence MEIEEDESCETVPEMEAPGVSTVAIAVSGSKNSRHALKWALDKFVPGGQVLFRILHVRPPITMVPTPMGNYVPISRVRDDVASAYREEVEWQARNMLLPFKKMCAQRQVEAEAVLLESEDVPSAIREEIDKFNIGKLVLGSSSKSIFRRKVKVSKTASKISECIPRFCTAYIISKGKLSFVHAATSDTCETPRSISSSTVSSPSTRSLYSSARSDWIHRNGIENVPFHQTSLSSQHDHTLAHVNQLSNRGASPSDSTGSEISYNDGTTLITNSHSVTSETQFSSSSSGNSIQKSFLRDSSLDGTDLRASVSDIATSLNHSVDQHDLKLEIENIKVKLQHLQKLHEVGQNESVDSPQKVRDTLGIRHVEDQIKHREIDLTEHMVRRLVRQMEREEHNVTKTESQTSQDSSEREAIQTNGDHQSAVENKTGQEIARRFFTEYNRYSWEQIQGATSSFSSDLVIGKGTYGTVYKAKFQHAVAAVKVLNSLEGCGSQQLQQELEVLGKIRHPHLLLLLGACPEHGCVVYEYMENGSLDDMLHHRRNGTPPLAWYDRIRIAWEVATAVAFLHSARPDPIIHRDLKPANILLDRNLASKVGDVGLSTALQLPAAAGATGEGQHTMVKNTEPVGTFCYIDPEYQRTGAVSAKSDVYALGVVVLQLLTGRTSPLGLTHAVETALEDGGSAFTDMLDATGGKWPLEEAQELAMLALRCAEMRRRDRPGLHEHVLPALERIKDVAARAARLVRSASVAAAPPGHFLCPILQEVMVDPVVASDGYTYDRKAIEMWLGMKDKSPMTNLRLQSRSLIPNHSLRSAIMDSRSSSR from the exons ATGGAGATTGAGGAAGACGAGTCCTGCGAGACGGTGCCGGAGATGGAGGCTCCCGGCGTGAGCACGGTGGCGATCGCGGTGAGCGGGAGCAAGAACAGCAGGCACGCGCTCAAGTGGGCCCTCGACAAGTTCGTGCCCGGAGGCCAGGTCCTCTTCCGGATCCTGCATGTCCGCCCGCCCATCACCATGGTGCCCACTCCAA TGGGCAATTATGTCCCGATTTCAAGAGTGCGAGATGATGTAGCATCGGCATACAGGGAAGAGGTGGAATGGCAAGCAAGGAATATGTTGCTTCCATTCAAGAAGATGTGTGCTCAAAGACAG GTGGAAGCTGAAGCTGTTTTACTTGAATCCGAAGATGTGCCTTCTGCTATAAGGGAAGAAATCGACAAATTTAATATCGGCAAGTTGGTCTTAGGTTCTTCATCGAAAAGCATATTCCGAAG GAAGGTCAAAGTAAGCAAGACTGCATCTAAAATCTCTGAATGCATTCCAAGATTCTGTACAGCATACATCATCTCAAAAGGCAAACTATCATTCGTGCACGCAGCTACATCTGATACCTGTGAAACACCTAGGTCTATATCTTCTTCAACTGTTTCTTCTCCTAGCACCAGAAGCCTATACTCTAGTGCACGCTCAG ATTGGATCCACAGAAATGGAAtagaaaatgtgccattccaccaGACTTCTCTGTCATCTCAGCATGATCACACTCTCGCACACGTCAACCAGTTGTCTAACAGGGGAGCTAGCCCTTCAGACAGTACTGGAAGCGAGATCTCTTACAATGATGGCACAACCCTGATTACGAATTCACACTCGGTCACATCGGAAACGcagttcagcagcagcagcagtgggaATTCAATTCAAAAGAGCTTTCTAAGAGATAGTTCGCTGGATGGCACTGATCTGCGGGCATCAGTTTCAGATATTGCAACGAGTCTGAACCATTCTGTTGACCAG CACGACCTGAAGCTTGAAATTGAGAATATCAAAGTCAAGCTGCAACATCTTCAGAAGCTTCATGAAGTTGGTCAGAATGAATCGGTTGACTCCCCTCAGAAA GTACGCGATACCTTGGGAATTCGGCACGTCGAGGACCAAATTAAGCATAGAGAGATCGACCTGACAGAACATATGGTGAGGAGATTGGTAAGGCAAATGGAAAGAGAAGAACATAATGTAACCAAAACAGAATCTCAAACCAGCCAAGACTCTTCTGAAAGGGAAGCAATACAGACTAATGGTGATCATCAAAGTGCTGTCGAAAACAAAACAGGACAGGAAATTGCCAGACGTTTTTTTACCGAGTATAATAGGTACTCATGGGAGCAGATACAAGGGGCGACTTCATCATTTTCAAGTGATCTTGTGATCGGCAAGGGAACTTATGGTACAGTCTACAAGGCGAAGTTTCAGCATGCTGTTGCAGCAGTGAAAGTTCTGAACTCCCTTGAAGGTTGTGGATCTCAGCAGTTACAGCAGGAG CTTGAGGTGCTTGGCAAGATCCGGCACCCTCACCTGCTGCTTCTGCTGGGCGCCTGCCCGGAACATGGCTGCGTGGTGTACGAGTACATGGAGAACGGCAGCCTGGACGACATGCTCCACCACCGCCGGAACGGCACGCCGCCGCTCGCCTGGTACGACCGCATCCGCATCGCCTGGGAGGTGGCCACCGCCGTCGCGTTCCTCCATAGTGCCAGGCCGGACCCCATCATCCACCGCGACCTAAAGCCGGCTAACATCCTGCTCGACCGGAACCTCGCCAGCAAGGTTGGAGACGTCGGCCTCTCCACGGCGCTGCAACTCCCGGCAGCCGCCGGAGCCACGGGAGAAGGCCAGCACACGATGGTTAAGAACACAGAGCCCGTGGGCACATTCTGTTACATTGACCCGGAGTACCAGCGCACAGGCGCCGTGTCGGCCAAGTCCGACGTGTACGCACTCGGCGTCGTGGTGCTGCAGCTTCTGACGGGGAGAACTTCGCCGCTGGGGCTCACACACGCCGTGGAGACTGCGCTGGAAGATGGTGGCAGCGCCTTCACGGACATGCTGGACGCAACCGGCGGCAAGTGGCCGCTGGAAGAGGCGCAGGAGCTAGCCATGTTGGCACTACGGTGCGCTGAGATGCGGCGCAGGGACCGGCCCGGGCTGCACGAGCACGTTCTGCCAGCGCTGGAACGGATCAAGGACGTCGCCGCCAGGGCCGCTCGTCTTGTCCGGTCAGCATCAGTGGCCGCGGCTCCTCCAGGCCATTTCCTCTGCCCCATTCTTCAGGAGGTGATGGTGGATCCTGTCGTCGCCTCCGACGGGTACACGTACGACCGGAAGGCGATCGAGATGTGGCTTGGCATGAAGGACAAGTCACCGATGACGAACCTGAGGTTGCAGAGCAGGAGTCTGATACCGAATCACTCACTCCGGTCTGCGATCATGGATTCGAGGTCCAGCAGCAGATGA
- the LOC124671495 gene encoding homeobox-leucine zipper protein HOX2-like, whose protein sequence is MMPRSTGLGLELGLGLGLASQGSLTSSTTTASSSPASHWSAALSSVVGAAGRDAYHRAQQDYNGNNHQNQLLQQQEPGRTSTSPESGVSGTKRALERTGSGVSRGAAASDEDDDGGDGAGGRKKLRLSKDQAAVLEECFKTHSTLNPKQKTALANRLGLRPRQVEVWFQNRRARTKLKQTEVDCEYMKRWCEQLAEQNKRLEKEVAELRALKAAPSPAQHQASPAATLTMCPSCRRVASTAAATPNQHPNNNHHHQQCHPKQSNPQAAAAGNVLPSHCQFFPSTAGTAADRSTRQGTWNGAAQPLVTRELF, encoded by the exons ATGATGCCTCGCAGCACCGGTCTCGGCTTGGAGCTCGGCCTCGGCCTCGGGCTCGCCTCCCAGGGCAGcctcacctcctccaccaccaccgcctcctcctccccggcctcgCACTGGAGCGCCGCGCTCAGCTCCGTCGTCGGCGCCGCGGGCAGGGACGCCTACCACCGCGCGCAGCAGGACTACAACGGTAACAACCACCAGAATCAGCTGCTGCAGCAGCAGGAGCCCGGCAGGACGTCCACGTCGCCCGAGAGCGGCGTGAGCGGCACCAAGAGGGCGCTCGAGCGCACCGGCTCCGGCGTCtcccgcggcgccgccgccagcgacgaggacgacgacggcggggacggcgccggcggccgcaAGAAGCTGCGCCTATCAAAGGACCAGGCCGCCGTCCTAGAGGAGTGCTTCAAGACGCACAGCACGCTCAACCCC AAGCAAAAGACGGCGCTGGCCAACAGGCTGGGCCTGCGGCCGCGGCAGGTGGAGGTGTGGTTCCAGAACCGCCGCGCGCGCACCAAGCTCAAGCAGACGGAGGTGGACTGCGAGTACATGAAGCGCTGGTGCGAGCAGCTCGCCGAGCAGAACAAGCGCCTCGAGAAGGAGGTGGCCGAGCTCAGGGCGCTcaaggccgcgccgtcgccggcgcAGCATCAGGCATCACCCGCCGCCACACTCACCATGTGCCCGTCCTGCCGTCGCGtcgcgtccaccgccgccgccacgccaaaCCAACACcctaacaacaaccaccaccaccagcaatgCCACCCCAAGCAATCTAACccccaggccgccgccgccggcaacgtcCTGCCCAGCCACTGCCAGTTCTTCCCGTCTACCGCTGGCACCGCCGCCGACCGGTCAACCAGGCAGGGCACGTGGAACGGCGCCGCGCAGCCGCTCGTCACCAGGGAACTCTTCTGA
- the LOC124685231 gene encoding U-box domain-containing protein 35-like isoform X2, with protein MLLPFKKMCAQRQVEAEAVLLESEDVPSAIREEIDKFNIGKLVLGSSSKSIFRRKVKVSKTASKISECIPRFCTAYIISKGKLSFVHAATSDTCETPRSISSSTVSSPSTRSLYSSARSDWIHRNGIENVPFHQTSLSSQHDHTLAHVNQLSNRGASPSDSTGSEISYNDGTTLITNSHSVTSETQFSSSSSGNSIQKSFLRDSSLDGTDLRASVSDIATSLNHSVDQHDLKLEIENIKVKLQHLQKLHEVGQNESVDSPQKVRDTLGIRHVEDQIKHREIDLTEHMVRRLVRQMEREEHNVTKTESQTSQDSSEREAIQTNGDHQSAVENKTGQEIARRFFTEYNRYSWEQIQGATSSFSSDLVIGKGTYGTVYKAKFQHAVAAVKVLNSLEGCGSQQLQQELEVLGKIRHPHLLLLLGACPEHGCVVYEYMENGSLDDMLHHRRNGTPPLAWYDRIRIAWEVATAVAFLHSARPDPIIHRDLKPANILLDRNLASKVGDVGLSTALQLPAAAGATGEGQHTMVKNTEPVGTFCYIDPEYQRTGAVSAKSDVYALGVVVLQLLTGRTSPLGLTHAVETALEDGGSAFTDMLDATGGKWPLEEAQELAMLALRCAEMRRRDRPGLHEHVLPALERIKDVAARAARLVRSASVAAAPPGHFLCPILQEVMVDPVVASDGYTYDRKAIEMWLGMKDKSPMTNLRLQSRSLIPNHSLRSAIMDSRSSSR; from the exons ATGTTGCTTCCATTCAAGAAGATGTGTGCTCAAAGACAG GTGGAAGCTGAAGCTGTTTTACTTGAATCCGAAGATGTGCCTTCTGCTATAAGGGAAGAAATCGACAAATTTAATATCGGCAAGTTGGTCTTAGGTTCTTCATCGAAAAGCATATTCCGAAG GAAGGTCAAAGTAAGCAAGACTGCATCTAAAATCTCTGAATGCATTCCAAGATTCTGTACAGCATACATCATCTCAAAAGGCAAACTATCATTCGTGCACGCAGCTACATCTGATACCTGTGAAACACCTAGGTCTATATCTTCTTCAACTGTTTCTTCTCCTAGCACCAGAAGCCTATACTCTAGTGCACGCTCAG ATTGGATCCACAGAAATGGAAtagaaaatgtgccattccaccaGACTTCTCTGTCATCTCAGCATGATCACACTCTCGCACACGTCAACCAGTTGTCTAACAGGGGAGCTAGCCCTTCAGACAGTACTGGAAGCGAGATCTCTTACAATGATGGCACAACCCTGATTACGAATTCACACTCGGTCACATCGGAAACGcagttcagcagcagcagcagtgggaATTCAATTCAAAAGAGCTTTCTAAGAGATAGTTCGCTGGATGGCACTGATCTGCGGGCATCAGTTTCAGATATTGCAACGAGTCTGAACCATTCTGTTGACCAG CACGACCTGAAGCTTGAAATTGAGAATATCAAAGTCAAGCTGCAACATCTTCAGAAGCTTCATGAAGTTGGTCAGAATGAATCGGTTGACTCCCCTCAGAAA GTACGCGATACCTTGGGAATTCGGCACGTCGAGGACCAAATTAAGCATAGAGAGATCGACCTGACAGAACATATGGTGAGGAGATTGGTAAGGCAAATGGAAAGAGAAGAACATAATGTAACCAAAACAGAATCTCAAACCAGCCAAGACTCTTCTGAAAGGGAAGCAATACAGACTAATGGTGATCATCAAAGTGCTGTCGAAAACAAAACAGGACAGGAAATTGCCAGACGTTTTTTTACCGAGTATAATAGGTACTCATGGGAGCAGATACAAGGGGCGACTTCATCATTTTCAAGTGATCTTGTGATCGGCAAGGGAACTTATGGTACAGTCTACAAGGCGAAGTTTCAGCATGCTGTTGCAGCAGTGAAAGTTCTGAACTCCCTTGAAGGTTGTGGATCTCAGCAGTTACAGCAGGAG CTTGAGGTGCTTGGCAAGATCCGGCACCCTCACCTGCTGCTTCTGCTGGGCGCCTGCCCGGAACATGGCTGCGTGGTGTACGAGTACATGGAGAACGGCAGCCTGGACGACATGCTCCACCACCGCCGGAACGGCACGCCGCCGCTCGCCTGGTACGACCGCATCCGCATCGCCTGGGAGGTGGCCACCGCCGTCGCGTTCCTCCATAGTGCCAGGCCGGACCCCATCATCCACCGCGACCTAAAGCCGGCTAACATCCTGCTCGACCGGAACCTCGCCAGCAAGGTTGGAGACGTCGGCCTCTCCACGGCGCTGCAACTCCCGGCAGCCGCCGGAGCCACGGGAGAAGGCCAGCACACGATGGTTAAGAACACAGAGCCCGTGGGCACATTCTGTTACATTGACCCGGAGTACCAGCGCACAGGCGCCGTGTCGGCCAAGTCCGACGTGTACGCACTCGGCGTCGTGGTGCTGCAGCTTCTGACGGGGAGAACTTCGCCGCTGGGGCTCACACACGCCGTGGAGACTGCGCTGGAAGATGGTGGCAGCGCCTTCACGGACATGCTGGACGCAACCGGCGGCAAGTGGCCGCTGGAAGAGGCGCAGGAGCTAGCCATGTTGGCACTACGGTGCGCTGAGATGCGGCGCAGGGACCGGCCCGGGCTGCACGAGCACGTTCTGCCAGCGCTGGAACGGATCAAGGACGTCGCCGCCAGGGCCGCTCGTCTTGTCCGGTCAGCATCAGTGGCCGCGGCTCCTCCAGGCCATTTCCTCTGCCCCATTCTTCAGGAGGTGATGGTGGATCCTGTCGTCGCCTCCGACGGGTACACGTACGACCGGAAGGCGATCGAGATGTGGCTTGGCATGAAGGACAAGTCACCGATGACGAACCTGAGGTTGCAGAGCAGGAGTCTGATACCGAATCACTCACTCCGGTCTGCGATCATGGATTCGAGGTCCAGCAGCAGATGA